From a single Nicotiana tomentosiformis chromosome 2, ASM39032v3, whole genome shotgun sequence genomic region:
- the LOC104092407 gene encoding dirigent protein 17-like, translating into MDFTCKESNAEDYLSPGVFELPGEPAVVINGLPPISSSADTVLPCPTVTNAEPRKNSGFGQWLEGREVRKLFGDQYYFGKVTEFDEEVGWFKVKYEDGDFEDLEWHELEQILRPLDITIPLKTLASKIIKRKQRSTQKSGKSGGGTRNQGIKMKKTVLKNAIS; encoded by the coding sequence ATGGATTTTACATGCAAAGAAAGTAATGCGGAGGACTATTTATCACCTGGAGTATTTGAGTTACCTGGAGAGCCGGCTGTCGTTATTAATGGGTTACCTCCCATTTCTTCAAGTGCTGATACCGTTTTACCCTGCCCAACAGTTACAAATGCAGAACCACGTAAGAATTCTGGTTTTGGGCAATGGCTTGAAGGAAGAGAAGTTCGCAAGTTGTTTGGGGACCAGTATTACTTTGGGAAAGTTACTGAATTTGATGAGGAAGTTGGTTGGTTCAAGGTGAAGTATGAAGATGGTGATTTTGAAGATCTTGAGTGGCATGAGTTGGAACAAATTCTTCGGCCTTTGGACATTACTATTCCGTTGAAAACATTAGCCTCAAAGATCATTAAGAGGAAGCAGAGATCTACTCAGAAGTCTGGAAAATCTGGGGGTGGAACTAGAAATCAAGGCATAAAAATGAAAAAGACAGTGTTGAAAAACGCTATTTCTTGA
- the LOC104092408 gene encoding uncharacterized protein, protein MKTVSCKNLTKKTSDDMPHDKRDVRAAKILVQMAKVKASFAKEFPSLHVKDGVVKGGCRFRTDKPMKTENGKKLDLQSERATIAERKSRKRTFHSLEISDHLSITSRSCKRNLQKAKEMEDETGASRDWINPSFQEPLKKLQSTCIVPTIPDTSSFSIIHLLYAVRTALITPLGKNNSLIFGKYVETNKKKQRKHSEGVSWIEKHGGCFSGLKGFVRKNLPSLTTHEIVERVRLNPCAFHILEAEEPLQDLVTGVLKVFSSRTLPVEAKSRKALVIYDRHSKSWSWIGPLPSFLLHSHHIEEETSPQAWGLPHKTLVKMVDSFAYWLKEGQEMQLKIGSLPKPPRELMQHINYRERLKESRAVKSLRTISPCCEAVRAYFRREETLRYTVPDRAFSYTAIDGRRSVVAPLKSYSGKPSTKVRDHHILKQNRPPHFTVLCLVRDAAARLPGGVGTRADICVLVRDSQFIVEDISDLQVNQVVSGALDRLHYENDPCVKFEKKWRLWAYLHGDRQEEDFEYDSTCSVKRRKRAKK, encoded by the exons ATGAAGACCGTGAGTTGCAAAAACTTGACCAAAAAGACATCTGATGACATGCCTCATGACAAGAGAGACGTTCGTGCAGCAAAGATTCTGGTACAAATGGCCAAAGTGAAAGCCAGTTTTGCAAAGGAGTTCCCATCTCTTCATGTTAAAGATGGTGTGGTTAAAGGTGGCTGCCGATTCAGAACAGACAAGCCGATGAAGACAGAAAATGGGAAAAAATTAGACTTACAATCTGAAAGAGCTACTATTGCAGAGAGAAAAAGTAGAAAGAGGACATTCCATTCACTTGAAATATCAGATCATCTTAGTATAACAAGTAGATCATGCAAAAGAAATCTACAGAAAGCAAAG GAAATGGAGGACGAGACTGGTGCTTCTAGGGACTGGATAAATCCCTCATTTCAGGAACCACTAAAGAAGCTGCAGTCAACTTGTATTGTCCCAACTATCCCTGATACATCCTCATTTTCCATTATACATCTTCTCTATGCTGTCCGAACTGCTTTAATTACACCACTTGGAAAAAACAACAGCCTCATTTTTGGCAAGTATGTTGAAACCAACAAGAAGAAACAAAGAAAGCATTCTGAAGGGGTCAGTTGGATTGAGAAGCATGGTGGATGTTTCTCTGGATTGAAAGGATTTGTCCGGAAGAACTTACCTTCTCTTACTACACATGAAATTGTGGAGCGTGTGAGATTGAATCCTTGTGCCTTTCATATTCTAGAAGCTGAGGAGCCGCTTCAGGATTTAGTCACTGGAGTTCTCAAAGTGTTCTCATCAAGAACATTACCAGTCGAAGCAAAATCACGAAAGGCACTTGTAATATATGACAGGCATAGCAAAAGTTGGTCATGGATTGGTCCGCTCCCTTCCTTTTTACTGCATTCTCACCATATTGAGGAAGAAACATCTCCTCAGGCTTGGGGTCTTCCACACAAAACTCTCGTGAAAATGGTTGATTCGTTTGCTTACTGGTTGAAAGAAGGGCAAGAGATGCAACTAAAAATTGGTAGTCTTCCGAAACCCCCACGTGAGTTGATGCAACATATCAACTATAGGGAAAGGTTAAAGGAATCGAGAGCTGTGAAGAGTCTTAGGACCATAAGTCCCTGCTGTGAGGCAGTGAGAGCTTATTTCCGTAGAGAGGAAACTCTAAGGTACACAGTACCTGACAGGGCTTTCTCATATACAGCCATTGATGGTCGGAGGTCTGTCGTTGCACCTCTGAAAAGTTATAGCGGAAAACCATCAACAAAGGTTCGTGATCACCATATTCTTAAACAAAATCGACCACCTCATTTTACTGTCCTTTGTTTAGTAAGAGATGCAGCTGCTAGATTGCCTGGAGGTGTTGGAACCAGAGCTGATATCTGCGTTTTGGTACGGGACTCTCAGTTCATTGTTGAGGACATTTCAGATTTGCAAGTTAACCAAGTTGTTAGTGGAGCTTTGGACCGTTTGCACTATGAAAATGAtccgtgtgtaaaatttgagaagAAATGGCGTCTATGGGCCTATTTACATGGTGATCGACAAGAAGAAGATTTTGAATACGACTCTACATGTTCTGTGAAGAGAAGGAAGAGGGCAAAGAAATGA